In the genome of Pseudomonas bubulae, one region contains:
- the ybeY gene encoding rRNA maturation RNase YbeY produces the protein MLELDLQLATDASAPSETQFRQWCELALRQRSADSEMTIRLVDEPEGRELNHTWRQKDYATNVLSFPADVPDEFLDIPLLGDLVICVAVVEREAAEQGKSLEAHWAHLVIHGCLHLLGYDHIEDEEAEEMEALERTLLAELGHPDPYADDETE, from the coding sequence ATGCTTGAGCTTGACCTGCAACTGGCGACCGACGCCAGTGCCCCCAGCGAAACCCAGTTCCGCCAATGGTGTGAACTGGCTTTGCGCCAGCGCAGCGCCGATTCGGAAATGACCATTCGTCTGGTAGACGAACCCGAAGGTCGTGAACTGAACCACACCTGGCGCCAAAAAGACTACGCCACCAATGTGCTGTCCTTCCCCGCCGACGTGCCTGATGAGTTCCTCGATATCCCGCTATTGGGCGATCTGGTGATTTGCGTGGCCGTGGTTGAGCGCGAAGCCGCCGAACAAGGCAAAAGCCTTGAGGCCCACTGGGCCCATCTGGTGATACACGGTTGCTTGCATCTTCTGGGTTACGACCATATAGAAGACGAAGAAGCCGAAGAAATGGAAGCACTGGAACGAACGTTGCTTGCAGAACTGGGTCATCCTGACCCGTATGCAGACGACGAAACCGAATAA